In Candidatus Cloacimonadota bacterium, one DNA window encodes the following:
- a CDS encoding PfkB family carbohydrate kinase, with amino-acid sequence MSLLIVGSIALDSVQNRYATKSDILGGSAVYASISARYLHDDVSIVGVVGEDFPEKHRNLLIEKEIDITGLETAEGKTFRWSGRYEDFDEAITLSTDLNVFGNFSPKIPSKLKDADYVLLGNIDPDLQIDVLKQMNNPKVVAADTMNFWIEGKNKELKKMLSMIDILFINEAEVKMLTGERDIFQAAKRTLEIGPKIVVVKQGEHGGFVYRKNFLFFVPVFPVKEVVDTTGAGDCFAGGFMAYLASKDSIEDSVLKEAAVFGTITSSFNIEDFSVDRIKKISKEKIDERYHLMRKHTQF; translated from the coding sequence ATGAGTTTATTAATTGTTGGTTCAATAGCTTTGGATAGTGTGCAAAATCGGTATGCTACCAAGTCGGATATTTTGGGTGGTAGTGCGGTTTACGCTTCCATCTCTGCCCGATACCTTCACGACGATGTCTCAATCGTGGGCGTTGTTGGCGAAGATTTTCCCGAAAAGCATAGAAATTTGTTAATCGAAAAGGAAATTGACATCACTGGCTTGGAGACCGCGGAAGGTAAAACTTTTCGCTGGTCAGGTAGATACGAGGATTTTGATGAAGCGATCACTTTGTCCACAGACCTGAATGTGTTCGGAAATTTCTCCCCGAAAATTCCATCGAAACTGAAAGATGCAGATTATGTTCTGCTTGGTAATATTGATCCTGATTTGCAAATTGATGTTTTGAAGCAGATGAATAATCCCAAAGTGGTTGCAGCGGACACGATGAATTTTTGGATTGAAGGGAAAAATAAGGAATTGAAAAAAATGCTTTCCATGATAGATATTCTTTTTATTAATGAAGCCGAAGTGAAAATGCTTACAGGTGAAAGAGATATTTTTCAGGCAGCAAAAAGGACGCTTGAAATTGGTCCAAAAATCGTAGTTGTGAAGCAAGGTGAGCATGGCGGATTCGTGTATCGGAAGAATTTCCTTTTCTTCGTGCCGGTTTTTCCAGTGAAAGAAGTTGTTGATACTACCGGAGCCGGAGATTGTTTTGCCGGTGGTTTTATGGCGTATTTGGCCTCAAAAGACAGTATAGAGGATTCCGTGCTGAAAGAAGCAGCCGTTTTCGGAACAATTACCTCTTCCTTTAATATAGAAGATTTTAGTGTGGATCGGATAAAAAAAATAAGTAAGGAAAAAATTGATGAGCGTTATCATTTGATGAGAAAGCATACTCAATTTTAG
- a CDS encoding lipoate--protein ligase family protein, whose product MNKWRIIISGKLKPAENMAMDSAILQGVVEGISPNTIRIYDWSPPTVSFGYHQDIANQIDLNRVLENGFGIVRRPTGGRAVLHWDEVTYSVIAKNEGIFAGSILSVYKKIGLALLSSLRQIGIEADMQDSFPSHAEQKDWTSPCFSSASKYEIQYKGKKLVGSAQVRKGTSFLQHGSILLNHNQEKMAELLPAKNESQRKVLKKLMAKKTIQINRIVETPITFSEFANILKASFIKEFGIEALEKPNISQVESNKYNSFLFDIEEENRIIYKKN is encoded by the coding sequence ATGAATAAATGGCGAATAATTATTTCGGGAAAGCTGAAACCGGCAGAGAATATGGCAATGGATTCTGCAATTTTGCAAGGAGTAGTTGAGGGAATTTCTCCTAATACGATCCGAATTTACGATTGGTCTCCCCCAACTGTCTCATTTGGTTATCATCAGGATATTGCAAATCAGATTGATCTCAATCGCGTTTTGGAAAATGGATTTGGGATAGTACGGCGTCCAACCGGTGGACGGGCGGTTTTGCATTGGGATGAAGTAACTTATTCTGTTATCGCCAAAAATGAAGGAATATTTGCAGGTTCAATCTTGAGCGTTTACAAAAAAATCGGTCTGGCTTTATTATCGTCACTCCGGCAGATTGGTATTGAGGCGGATATGCAAGACAGTTTTCCGTCCCATGCGGAGCAGAAGGATTGGACAAGCCCCTGTTTTTCCAGTGCTTCAAAATATGAAATACAATATAAAGGCAAGAAACTCGTTGGCAGTGCTCAGGTTAGAAAAGGAACATCTTTTCTACAGCATGGTTCGATTCTATTAAATCATAACCAAGAGAAGATGGCAGAATTGTTACCTGCAAAAAATGAATCTCAGCGAAAAGTTCTAAAAAAACTAATGGCTAAAAAAACCATTCAAATAAACCGGATAGTAGAAACTCCAATCACGTTTTCCGAATTTGCAAATATTCTTAAAGCAAGTTTTATCAAAGAATTTGGAATTGAAGCATTGGAAAAGCCTAATATTAGTCAGGTTGAATCAAATAAATATAATTCATTTTTATTTGATATTGAAGAGGAAAATAGAATAATTTACAAAAAAAATTAG
- the purM gene encoding phosphoribosylformylglycinamidine cyclo-ligase, whose protein sequence is MKAKISYKNSGVDITAGEKTVDLIKPIAKKTFGKNVVTDLGAFGGLYRFDRSKYKDPLLVSSTDGIGTKSIIAKNAKKFDTVGQDLVNHCVDDILTLGATPLFFLDYIGVGKLLPENVAEIVSGLAKACRENRLALIGGETAEMPDIYSGDDFDLVGTIIGVVDSGKSITGEDIQKGDKLIGFSSTGLHTNGYSLARKIVFEKLQLRVDSYVKELGQNIGDALLTIHKSYYNELIGFISEKKINGLAHITGGGIPGNLKRIITDGFSAEVDKSLWKIPSIFRFLQDAGNVSEKEMFSTFNMGIGMIAIVSKNNVDEILRKTNGFQIGEIILGNEEKVKLK, encoded by the coding sequence GTGAAAGCTAAAATTTCTTATAAAAATTCCGGCGTGGATATAACTGCCGGAGAAAAAACCGTTGATCTTATCAAACCAATTGCCAAAAAAACGTTTGGCAAAAATGTTGTTACGGATCTCGGTGCATTTGGCGGATTGTATCGTTTTGATAGGAGCAAATATAAAGACCCCCTCCTTGTTTCCAGCACAGATGGAATTGGCACGAAGTCCATCATTGCAAAAAATGCCAAAAAATTTGATACTGTGGGGCAGGATCTGGTGAACCATTGCGTGGATGATATTCTGACCCTTGGGGCTACTCCCTTATTTTTTCTGGATTACATTGGGGTGGGAAAACTTTTACCGGAGAACGTGGCGGAAATAGTTTCCGGCCTCGCAAAAGCATGCCGAGAAAACAGACTCGCACTTATTGGTGGGGAAACCGCTGAAATGCCGGATATTTATTCCGGAGATGATTTCGATTTAGTCGGCACGATTATCGGCGTTGTGGACAGTGGAAAATCTATCACCGGTGAGGATATACAGAAAGGTGATAAACTCATCGGATTTTCGTCAACCGGCTTGCATACGAACGGTTATTCTTTGGCGCGGAAAATCGTATTTGAAAAATTACAACTGCGAGTGGATTCTTATGTGAAAGAACTGGGGCAGAATATTGGTGATGCTCTTCTGACCATTCATAAATCCTATTACAATGAATTAATAGGTTTTATCTCTGAAAAGAAAATCAACGGTTTGGCTCATATTACCGGCGGCGGAATTCCCGGAAATCTGAAACGAATCATCACTGACGGTTTTAGTGCGGAAGTAGATAAATCGTTGTGGAAAATACCTTCGATTTTTCGATTTCTTCAAGATGCGGGAAATGTGAGTGAAAAGGAGATGTTTTCTACCTTTAATATGGGCATAGGTATGATCGCAATCGTTAGTAAAAATAATGTTGATGAAATACTCCGTAAAACCAATGGTTTTCAAATAGGTGAAATAATCCTGGGGAACGAGGAAAAAGTTAAGTTAAAGTAG
- a CDS encoding TAXI family TRAP transporter solute-binding subunit, giving the protein MKKIVYFIVLLIFFQILSGCGKQNTKFVTIGTGGVTGVYYPTGGAISRMVNKKRAEYGIKATVESTGGSVYNINAVLDGDLDFGIAQSDRQYQAYEGLAEWKKMGPQTELRSVFSIHPESITLVATQKSNINTVSDLKGKTVNIGNPGSGQLQNSRDILSSFVIDENDDIYAEHVKAVEAPGLMQDERIDAFFYTVGHPSGNIKEATSGRIKVKLIPIQGKNIDSLLQEKSYYDYSLIQKKHYPYATNENDISTIGVKATLITSKSTPNDIVYAITKEVFDNFNDFKSLHPAYETLTKERMLKGLSAPIHPGALIYYRENDLIKYIDPELIIKTN; this is encoded by the coding sequence ATGAAAAAAATAGTATATTTTATCGTTCTCCTAATCTTTTTTCAGATATTGAGCGGTTGCGGAAAACAGAATACCAAATTCGTTACTATCGGCACAGGTGGTGTTACAGGCGTTTACTATCCCACGGGAGGAGCAATCAGCAGGATGGTAAATAAAAAACGAGCTGAATACGGAATCAAGGCAACGGTGGAATCCACCGGCGGTTCTGTTTATAATATCAATGCGGTTTTGGATGGAGACCTGGATTTCGGCATTGCCCAGTCAGACCGGCAATATCAGGCGTATGAAGGACTTGCAGAATGGAAAAAAATGGGACCTCAAACGGAATTGCGGTCTGTGTTTTCTATTCATCCCGAATCCATCACCCTTGTTGCCACCCAAAAAAGCAATATCAACACTGTATCCGATTTGAAGGGTAAAACCGTAAATATCGGCAATCCCGGTTCTGGTCAGCTACAAAATTCACGTGACATTTTATCATCATTTGTTATTGACGAGAATGATGACATTTACGCTGAACATGTGAAAGCAGTGGAAGCACCCGGACTGATGCAAGACGAACGAATAGATGCGTTTTTCTATACGGTGGGTCATCCCAGCGGAAACATAAAGGAAGCGACTTCCGGCAGAATAAAAGTAAAATTAATACCTATTCAAGGTAAAAATATTGATTCTCTTTTACAAGAAAAAAGTTATTACGATTATTCCTTGATCCAAAAAAAGCATTATCCTTATGCCACAAATGAAAATGATATTTCCACCATCGGAGTAAAAGCAACTCTGATTACTTCCAAATCCACTCCGAATGACATAGTTTATGCAATCACAAAAGAAGTTTTTGACAATTTTAATGATTTCAAATCTCTCCATCCTGCTTATGAAACGCTAACAAAAGAAAGAATGTTGAAGGGGCTTTCCGCACCAATTCATCCCGGTGCTCTGATATATTACCGGGAGAACGATCTGATAAAATATATTGATCCCGAATTGATAATTAAAACAAATTAG
- a CDS encoding TonB-dependent receptor: protein MMRYLSCIFLCAAIILLSATALSAGTTGKIAGRVVNKDTGEPVAGANVIIVEKQIGAACDNNGRFIIINVPPGKYSVRAQMMGFQTVTKTEVQVHLDLTSTLNFELFQTDTQIKGIVIQSERKLVEKDVTGSEKIVTSETMDRMAVENIQDVVAVTAGAVGSGADMHIRGGRSNEIVYTVDGLSVSNPVDQGFGMSLDMDAVSDMNVSTGGFTAEFGNAQSAIINLITKSGGSDYSGKISLTSDHILSDQNSNYDNVRLSFGGPLIPKGTANQRDKFTFFANVGGTWSDGRYKDFYHVGEGDVLYDLGRTYDLIRNPTPVLREFQVETINNIGGNRDDVLGFDTGDRFNNSYQANIKTKFSLSPKTKFTFSTRGDRSVWIPFSWTGKYALQYTNHWEEEHSQQAITLDHTISPKMFFKIRAGRFNTDLNLNSGVDRDWYFTENNTDWNNPFWNADPSYNNFGVNIPGTSETEILNYFDQYNEDRTVPIFSSPGSHAGSFWDDQTSTYTLKGDLTYQINHIHAAKTGFEIKYNDISKNRLGQPWNIDDTKRLPNYLLGKDIDTTDVNWDHYGCSQDELEDSLAVWGLVTYGQKIYSAQDFQNAIQFAGGTVDGYKARPWQGAFYLQDKMEWEGMIVNAGIRFDAWYLGDFYQVKSDTTGEYIDAEWEKINYIKQNADGDYELVSEDVEKFQLMISPRLGVSHPITLKDVLHFAYNYQSQLPAMQYVFTSATPKAGSTGTDVGNPNLKPEITKTYEVGIEHQMGEDYVLDVTVFYKNIYNLVSRISCNYANLPDSIAEAGKQYYLYWSDDYGSARGVELTFQKRFSQFWGFNFGYTYSYASGRNSNVHTATENLREFPLSWDVRNNVSLQANFGIPENEEFYLFGLKMPDKFDVSYQFIYYSGTPYTPVAENDHPLDTNSERKPGTSNSNLKLTKKFNLFGKTQFKIFVKLDNLFNETNVNYVDAQTGETQDNGTDTYWENYDLNENGIIDPDIEDTAGAALYLYGLSTPGIYSQGRRIKLGFSVDF from the coding sequence ATGATGAGATATCTTAGTTGCATTTTTTTATGTGCAGCCATAATTTTACTTAGTGCTACCGCTCTATCTGCCGGGACAACCGGAAAGATTGCCGGGCGTGTTGTAAACAAGGATACAGGCGAACCTGTTGCAGGTGCCAATGTTATTATTGTTGAAAAACAAATCGGTGCTGCTTGCGACAATAACGGAAGATTCATTATTATTAACGTTCCACCGGGAAAATATTCTGTGCGAGCACAGATGATGGGTTTTCAAACCGTAACAAAGACAGAAGTTCAAGTTCATCTTGATCTTACAAGTACTCTAAATTTTGAATTGTTTCAAACAGATACGCAAATAAAGGGTATAGTAATCCAATCGGAGCGAAAGCTCGTTGAAAAAGATGTTACCGGTTCTGAAAAAATTGTTACTTCTGAAACGATGGACAGGATGGCGGTGGAAAATATTCAGGATGTGGTTGCAGTAACTGCCGGGGCAGTTGGTTCCGGTGCGGATATGCATATTCGTGGTGGTAGATCAAATGAGATCGTTTATACAGTGGACGGATTGTCCGTATCAAATCCTGTTGATCAAGGTTTTGGTATGTCACTCGACATGGATGCTGTTTCCGACATGAACGTTTCTACCGGTGGATTTACTGCTGAATTTGGTAATGCCCAATCGGCTATTATCAATTTAATAACCAAATCAGGTGGGTCGGATTATTCAGGTAAAATCAGTTTGACTTCCGACCACATACTTTCGGATCAAAACAGCAATTACGATAATGTAAGACTATCTTTTGGTGGTCCGTTGATACCTAAGGGTACGGCAAATCAAAGAGATAAATTTACTTTTTTCGCTAATGTAGGTGGCACTTGGTCTGATGGTAGATACAAAGATTTTTACCACGTTGGTGAGGGTGATGTGCTTTATGATTTGGGACGAACTTATGATTTAATCAGGAATCCCACTCCTGTCCTTAGAGAGTTTCAAGTTGAAACAATTAACAATATCGGCGGAAACAGAGACGATGTTTTGGGATTTGATACCGGAGATAGATTTAATAATTCTTATCAGGCTAATATAAAAACAAAATTTTCACTTTCCCCCAAAACAAAGTTTACCTTTTCAACCCGTGGAGATAGATCTGTCTGGATTCCTTTCTCATGGACAGGTAAATACGCGTTGCAATATACAAACCATTGGGAAGAAGAGCACTCACAACAGGCTATTACATTGGACCATACGATTTCTCCAAAAATGTTTTTCAAAATTCGTGCGGGTAGATTTAATACGGATTTAAATCTCAACTCCGGCGTTGATAGAGATTGGTATTTTACTGAGAATAATACTGATTGGAACAATCCCTTCTGGAATGCCGATCCCTCGTATAATAATTTTGGTGTAAACATCCCCGGTACTTCCGAGACTGAAATTCTTAACTATTTTGATCAATATAATGAGGATCGAACTGTACCAATTTTTTCAAGTCCCGGATCACATGCCGGAAGTTTTTGGGATGATCAAACCTCCACATATACATTGAAAGGAGATTTGACTTATCAAATAAATCATATTCATGCAGCAAAAACGGGTTTTGAAATTAAATATAACGACATATCAAAAAACAGATTGGGTCAACCCTGGAATATTGATGATACCAAAAGACTACCAAATTATCTATTAGGAAAAGACATTGATACTACTGATGTAAATTGGGACCATTATGGCTGTTCACAAGACGAGTTAGAGGATTCCCTCGCAGTTTGGGGTTTGGTTACTTATGGTCAAAAAATTTATTCAGCTCAAGATTTTCAAAATGCTATCCAGTTTGCCGGTGGTACTGTTGATGGATACAAAGCAAGACCTTGGCAAGGAGCTTTTTATCTACAAGACAAAATGGAATGGGAAGGCATGATCGTTAATGCCGGTATTCGATTTGATGCCTGGTACCTTGGTGATTTTTATCAAGTAAAAAGCGACACAACCGGAGAATATATTGATGCTGAATGGGAAAAAATTAATTATATTAAACAAAATGCAGATGGAGATTATGAACTTGTTAGTGAAGATGTAGAAAAGTTTCAACTTATGATAAGTCCGCGACTTGGTGTTTCTCATCCTATTACTTTAAAGGATGTATTGCACTTTGCATACAACTATCAAAGTCAGCTTCCTGCTATGCAATATGTGTTTACAAGTGCTACACCTAAAGCCGGTTCCACAGGAACGGATGTTGGTAATCCTAACCTCAAACCGGAAATTACAAAAACTTATGAAGTGGGTATTGAACACCAAATGGGTGAAGATTATGTTCTTGATGTTACCGTATTTTATAAGAATATTTACAATCTTGTAAGTAGAATTAGTTGTAACTATGCAAATTTGCCAGACAGCATCGCAGAAGCCGGAAAGCAATATTATCTTTATTGGTCGGATGATTACGGTAGTGCTCGTGGAGTAGAGTTAACATTCCAAAAACGATTCAGTCAATTTTGGGGATTCAATTTTGGTTATACCTATTCCTATGCTTCGGGGAGAAATTCCAATGTTCATACTGCCACTGAGAATCTGAGAGAATTTCCACTTAGTTGGGATGTGAGGAACAATGTTTCTCTCCAAGCAAATTTCGGTATCCCCGAGAATGAAGAATTTTATCTGTTTGGTTTAAAAATGCCCGATAAATTTGATGTATCATACCAGTTTATTTATTATTCAGGTACACCATACACACCGGTTGCAGAAAATGACCATCCTCTTGACACAAATTCTGAAAGAAAACCGGGAACAAGTAATTCAAATTTAAAATTAACCAAGAAGTTTAATTTGTTCGGGAAAACACAATTTAAGATTTTTGTCAAATTAGATAATTTATTTAATGAAACGAATGTTAACTATGTTGATGCACAGACCGGTGAAACTCAAGACAATGGTACTGATACATATTGGGAAAATTATGACTTGAATGAAAACGGCATAATTGATCCTGATATTGAAGATACTGCAGGAGCTGCCTTATATTTGTATGGTTTAAGTACTCCAGGTATCTACTCTCAAGGCAGACGCATAAAATTAGGATTTAGTGTTGACTTTTAA
- the glyS gene encoding glycine--tRNA ligase subunit beta, which yields MKKHKYLFEIGTEEIPASYINPAVKMFADFFKKQLDESFLTFESIKTYSTPRRMALEISGLPSRQMDRIEEIKGPPKKVAYDDGGNLTRAGAGFLKSKNLSEKDIEFTNMGKGVYLTATKKIHGKATPQILAEISKDVFSKINFPKSMHWGKKSIGFARPVRWLLAIFDEDVVHFKIDNLHSDRFSFGNRFEKVHNKIEIPYPEIYEEILETHFVIPDSDKRKRIILAQLDKLYTSKNEKEVSDQAEIGESRKEELANDYVPKQGLGNENIFDMRVVGDKRLLDIVTNLVEFPTAVSASYDEKYLKLPKLIIQSTLTEHQKYFAVEKKGNSEQKLTNHFVFISNGNPAFSEGIKYGNQRVVKARLEDAEFFFETDTKHSLAEFIPKLKNILFQEKLGNLYEKTQRIKVSTKLFAEKLLMPSEEIQNVIRAAELCKADLATLMLGEKEFTKLQGYVGSVYAKLSGENSGVANAIREHYYYEKEDLEKMSKTGALVALADNLDTICGIMGIGMLPTGSKDPFALRRSGNLVVQILNIHNFEFSLKFLIDRTFESLSSKIENFKHRQAVHDFFEQRARWLLKQNRIDYDVADAVMATNYYNIPDLLERAKHLQQYKSHEDFRKLIIGFKRASNILESSDEIAFLNPALFQEPEEKELYKIVMKILPEYNRNAEEKKYKQCLDLLVTLKTDIDKFFDTVMVMVKDKDLRENRMALLRKINKGFLKTADLSKIVME from the coding sequence ATGAAAAAGCATAAATATTTATTTGAAATCGGTACAGAAGAAATTCCTGCAAGTTATATAAATCCCGCTGTTAAGATGTTTGCGGATTTTTTCAAAAAACAGCTTGATGAAAGTTTTTTGACCTTTGAATCGATTAAAACATATTCTACTCCCCGCCGTATGGCACTGGAAATTAGTGGATTACCATCACGACAAATGGACAGAATCGAAGAAATAAAAGGTCCACCCAAAAAGGTCGCTTATGATGACGGGGGCAATTTGACCCGAGCCGGTGCCGGATTTTTGAAAAGTAAAAATCTGTCTGAAAAAGATATTGAGTTCACTAATATGGGAAAAGGGGTTTATCTTACTGCCACAAAAAAGATTCACGGAAAAGCAACACCGCAAATTCTTGCGGAAATATCCAAAGATGTTTTCAGCAAAATAAATTTTCCCAAATCAATGCACTGGGGAAAAAAATCCATTGGTTTTGCCAGACCGGTTCGCTGGTTACTTGCCATTTTTGATGAGGATGTCGTCCATTTCAAAATTGATAATCTCCATTCAGATCGGTTTTCTTTTGGGAATAGATTTGAAAAAGTGCATAACAAAATTGAAATTCCTTATCCGGAAATTTATGAAGAAATTTTGGAAACCCATTTTGTTATTCCCGATTCGGATAAACGCAAGCGGATAATTTTGGCTCAACTTGATAAATTATATACGAGTAAAAATGAAAAAGAAGTGTCCGATCAAGCAGAAATAGGCGAATCGCGTAAAGAGGAATTGGCTAATGATTACGTTCCAAAGCAGGGGCTTGGGAACGAGAACATATTTGACATGCGAGTGGTTGGGGACAAGCGGCTTTTGGATATTGTTACGAATCTTGTTGAATTTCCCACTGCAGTTTCTGCTTCCTATGATGAAAAATATCTCAAATTGCCAAAGTTGATTATCCAGTCCACTTTAACTGAACATCAGAAATATTTCGCAGTAGAAAAAAAAGGTAATTCGGAGCAAAAGCTCACGAATCATTTTGTTTTTATTTCAAATGGGAATCCTGCTTTTTCCGAAGGAATCAAATATGGGAACCAGCGAGTGGTTAAAGCGCGTCTCGAAGATGCCGAATTTTTTTTTGAAACTGATACCAAGCATTCTCTTGCTGAATTTATTCCCAAACTGAAGAACATTCTTTTTCAGGAGAAATTGGGCAATTTGTATGAAAAAACCCAAAGAATAAAAGTGAGCACCAAATTGTTTGCAGAAAAATTGTTAATGCCCTCAGAAGAGATACAAAATGTAATCAGAGCCGCAGAACTATGTAAAGCAGACCTTGCCACTTTGATGCTCGGAGAAAAAGAGTTCACAAAATTGCAGGGCTATGTTGGATCTGTTTATGCGAAATTAAGTGGCGAAAATTCTGGGGTGGCAAACGCAATCCGCGAGCATTATTATTACGAAAAAGAAGATTTGGAGAAAATGTCAAAAACAGGAGCATTAGTTGCTCTTGCCGATAATCTTGATACAATTTGCGGAATAATGGGTATCGGAATGCTACCAACCGGTTCAAAAGATCCCTTTGCATTAAGACGCTCCGGCAATTTGGTTGTTCAAATTTTAAATATTCACAATTTTGAATTCAGCTTAAAATTTTTAATTGATAGAACGTTTGAATCATTATCTTCCAAAATTGAAAATTTCAAACATAGGCAAGCCGTTCATGATTTTTTTGAGCAACGAGCGCGATGGCTGTTGAAACAAAATCGGATAGATTATGACGTTGCCGATGCGGTTATGGCTACAAATTATTATAATATTCCTGATTTACTTGAGCGAGCCAAGCACCTGCAACAGTATAAATCTCATGAAGATTTTCGGAAGCTGATCATCGGCTTCAAACGGGCTTCGAATATTTTGGAAAGTTCCGATGAAATTGCCTTCTTGAATCCTGCATTATTTCAGGAACCGGAGGAAAAAGAATTGTATAAGATTGTTATGAAAATACTCCCCGAATATAACCGAAATGCAGAAGAAAAAAAATATAAACAATGCCTTGACCTTTTAGTTACGCTCAAAACTGACATTGACAAATTTTTCGACACTGTAATGGTCATGGTAAAAGATAAAGATTTAAGGGAAAACAGGATGGCACTGTTACGGAAAATCAATAAAGGCTTCCTGAAAACTGCGGATCTTTCAAAAATAGTAATGGAATAA
- a CDS encoding pyridoxal phosphate-dependent aminotransferase — MKINISHRAKAIKPSPTLRVAALANQMRAEGIDVINFGVGEPDFNTPSYIKEEAIKAIENNFTHYTKSAGIIELRKAIVEKLKRDNSLEYDPENILVSPGAKASLINVLMTICDPRDEVLIPCPYWVSYTSQVELVDAFPILLPTNMNTKFKVTAKQLDEAIQYLSNPKALILNSPNNPTGSVYTRKELEEIAEVCLKNDIVVISDEIYEKLIYDDVEHISIASLSKEMQDRTIVINGVSKAYAMTGWRLGYSAGPSEIMKRTIRIQSHTTSCVNSITQKAVVVALTEDDGSVEKMRKEFTERRKLLVNSLNEIANVNCEMPKGAFYAFPSISYYIRNNRKGIKNTAELCEYLLKEFHIAAVAGSAFGAENYIRFSYATSPENIIEGVKRFADGLASLN; from the coding sequence ATGAAGATTAACATTTCACACAGAGCAAAGGCGATAAAGCCTTCTCCTACTCTGCGGGTTGCTGCTTTGGCAAACCAAATGCGAGCAGAGGGAATTGATGTGATCAATTTCGGGGTTGGTGAACCGGATTTCAACACTCCTTCCTATATAAAGGAAGAGGCGATCAAAGCCATCGAGAATAATTTTACTCATTATACAAAATCAGCAGGTATAATTGAGCTGCGAAAAGCGATAGTTGAAAAACTTAAAAGAGATAACAGTTTGGAATACGATCCTGAAAATATCCTAGTTTCTCCGGGAGCAAAAGCCTCGCTAATCAATGTTTTAATGACAATTTGTGATCCGAGAGATGAAGTGCTCATTCCCTGCCCGTATTGGGTAAGTTATACGTCACAAGTCGAATTAGTGGACGCTTTTCCGATTTTATTGCCGACTAATATGAACACAAAATTTAAAGTTACCGCGAAACAATTAGATGAAGCAATCCAATATCTTTCAAATCCAAAAGCACTGATCCTCAATTCTCCAAACAATCCCACCGGTTCAGTTTATACGCGAAAAGAACTGGAAGAGATTGCTGAAGTCTGCCTGAAAAATGATATTGTGGTGATTTCCGATGAGATTTACGAAAAATTAATCTACGATGATGTCGAGCATATTTCCATCGCTTCTCTTTCCAAAGAAATGCAGGATAGAACAATCGTGATAAATGGTGTTTCCAAAGCATATGCAATGACAGGCTGGCGCCTTGGCTATTCTGCGGGACCATCCGAAATTATGAAACGCACTATCAGAATCCAAAGCCACACTACTTCCTGCGTGAATTCCATCACTCAAAAGGCAGTGGTGGTTGCACTGACCGAAGATGACGGAAGCGTTGAAAAGATGAGAAAAGAATTTACAGAGCGAAGAAAACTCCTCGTAAATAGTTTGAACGAAATTGCTAATGTAAATTGTGAAATGCCCAAAGGTGCTTTTTATGCTTTTCCGTCAATTTCGTATTATATTCGCAATAATCGTAAGGGAATTAAGAACACTGCCGAACTTTGCGAATATTTACTCAAAGAATTTCACATTGCAGCCGTAGCCGGTTCTGCATTTGGAGCGGAAAACTATATCCGTTTTTCCTATGCAACTTCACCTGAAAATATTATTGAGGGTGTAAAAAGATTTGCAGACGGATTAGCAAGCCTGAATTGA